The sequence below is a genomic window from Dyadobacter chenwenxiniae.
TACAGCGGTTTTCAAAGTTTTGATCAGGAAACCGGCTTCAACCCCCGCAAACTCAACATTTTCTATACTTTTCGTGACTTGCTGCTTTTTTGCCAAAGGATTGAGTCGATGAAGGCGGCTTAGAATATAATATGTGTTTTTTTTAAAATGGCCTGGGCGTTTGCCTATGGCCATTTTTCTTTTATTAATGTGTGACTTCCAATGAACATCAGCGTCTAAGATGAAAATCTAAGCACGCTGCGAAGATGAGAATTTACTATGTCTACATTTTGAAATGCTCTGATGAGAGTTATTATACAGGCGTTACAAATAACCTGGAACGACGTTTTGCAGAGCATACTTCCGGACGTAAAGAGACGAGTTATACTTATTCCCGGCGGCCGGTTGAGCTGGTGTTTTCTCGCAAGTTCAAATACATTATTGATGCAATTGCTTTTGAAAAGCAGGTCAAAGGTTGGGGCAGGAAAAAGAAAGAGGCGATTATGAATGGTCAATGGAATGAATTGAGATCCCTGGCAGAATGTCGGAATGACACGCATTCGAGGAACATGAACGCTGATGAGAAGTAGACCTTTATTTGCTAAAGCTGAAGAGCTACTCCCCATGTCCCCCTGAGCGGACCGGGCCGCCGGGCGGCCGAAGGGCGCTACTGCTAGATACAACGCCTTTTGGCATAGTGCTTGGCAGGAACGCCCCTTCGGCTCCGCTCAGGGTGACAATGTAAGGAGCGTTGTGCTTTTTGACATGGTGCTTGGCAGTAGCGCCCCCTTCGACCGCCGGGCGGCCCGGTCCGCTCAGGGTGACAAGTCAACAACCTTACCCTTCCAAAACCAACTCCTCCCGCTGCTGCTTCTTGGCTTTCCGCTTTGCGAAGCGATCTTTTAGTTTATCCACAACGTAATAAACACTCGGAACCAGGAAGATCGTCAGCAGCAAGGAACTTGTCAGACCACCGATAATCACCCAGGCCATGCCGTTTTTTACTTCGGCTCCGTCGCCGGAGGCTAGTGCGATCGGCAACATACCGGCGATCATGGCGATGGTGGTCATCAGGATTGGGCGGAGGCGTTCTTTGCCGGCTTCTATCAATGCTTCTTTTAATGCGTGGCCTTCTTCTTTTAGTTGATTGGTAAAATCGACGATCAGGATCGCGTTTTTGGCTACTAATCCTAAAAGCATGATCATACCTACGATGGAGAAGATGGTTAGACTTTCCATGGTTAATGCCAAT
It includes:
- a CDS encoding GIY-YIG nuclease family protein, translated to MRIYYVYILKCSDESYYTGVTNNLERRFAEHTSGRKETSYTYSRRPVELVFSRKFKYIIDAIAFEKQVKGWGRKKKEAIMNGQWNELRSLAECRNDTHSRNMNADEK